The Vicia villosa cultivar HV-30 ecotype Madison, WI linkage group LG1, Vvil1.0, whole genome shotgun sequence genome includes a region encoding these proteins:
- the LOC131652874 gene encoding uncharacterized protein LOC131652874 — MHSTSSIAYSCYNHQFYHISVPSPIHPYPTCYYPSLNPSFSTFIPYQQQHIISAPHQQPPFTFSSPYESIVTHTTPSSPNPYISYPQQSQNFNSQSETFHQQLETLKQYLIETHEISNKYREELKEQIQNISDSLKKSQEKFKEKYAFKRNVEEQTEEENSGSHIISPAKFPVSTPASIPAASPTNLPATTPMKFPASSPTKFPATTSIKILAATPTTSQSFSPKEIPPSSPTKTDPLSEKKTLSSEKIESLPAETIVLPPKLPDSSKPPPKPPDLQRVLSAPSNPPPFIIPHLRPPSKPPDFQYLRRQICH; from the coding sequence atgCACTCAACCTCTTCCATAGCATATTCTTGCTACAACCATCAATTTTATCATATTTCCGTTCCATCACCCATACACCCATATCCTACATGTTATTACCCATCCTTAAATCCTTCATTTTCAACCTTCATTCCATACCAACAACAACACATCATTTCTGCTCCACATCAACAACCACCCTTCACTTTCTCTTCTCCTTATGAGTCCATTGTCACACACACAACACCTTCATCACCTAACCCATACATTTCATACCCACAACAATCTCAAAATTTCAATTCACAATCAGAAACATTTCACCAACAACTAGAAACTCTAaaacaatatttgattgaaacccatgagatctcaaacaaatataGAGAGGAGTTGAAGGAACAGATTCAAAATATTTCTGATTCACTGAAAAAGTCACaagaaaaatttaaagaaaaatatgcTTTCAAGAGAAATGTAGAGGAACAGACAGAAGAAGAAAATTCTGGTTCACACATAATTTCTCCGGCGAAATTTCCGGTGTCTACTCCGGCGAGCATTCCGGCAGCATCTCCGACGAATTTACCGGCGACAACTCCAATGAAATTTCCTGCGTCTTCTCCGACGAAATTCCCGGCGACAACTTCAATAAAGATTCTGGCGGCAACTCCGACGACTTCTCAGTCGTTTTCTCCCAAAGAAATTCCCCCGTCATCTCCGACGAAAACAGATCCATTATCGGAAAAGAAAACATTATCATCGGAAAAAATAGAATCATTGCCAGCAGAAACAATAGTGTTACCACCTAAACTACCGGATTCGTCCAAACCGCCACCTAAACCACCAGATCTACAACGGGTATTGTCAGCACCATCAAATCCACCACCATTCATCATACCACATCTCCGACCACCATCAAAACCACCCGATTTTCAATATCTCCGCCGTCAGATATGCCACTAA